The DNA segment CAATCTTGTTTTCTTTAACATAATCAACTACCCAATGTGAAATATTGTCAGTTAATGCTAATTTTGTCTTAATGGGAATTCCTTGTTTCTGAGCAACCGCCTTCCAGTTTTCCAATTCTGCTTTAAGTTTTGTAATCTGATTTTGTGTTGTTTTTTTATCAGACTTTGTTTCAAAAAAATAAAACTTTGGTGGAGTTTTATACATACATTCTATCACAGTCAGTTCTGAATCAAATTTTTTAGCCATTTCGAGACCAAGTTCAAAAGATTTCTTGGTATGGGTTGGAGTGATGATTGCAACAGCTACTTTATGAAATGTCATATTATTAGT comes from the Candidatus Nitrosopumilus sediminis genome and includes:
- a CDS encoding universal stress protein — protein: MTFHKVAVAIITPTHTKKSFELGLEMAKKFDSELTVIECMYKTPPKFYFFETKSDKKTTQNQITKLKAELENWKAVAQKQGIPIKTKLALTDNISHWVVDYVKENKIDLLIVDYPKLSMEEITLFDDIISIIHHKSHCHLLTTKPS